A single window of Meiothermus sp. DNA harbors:
- a CDS encoding DNA-directed RNA polymerase subunit beta, which yields MKIERFGKITEVIPLPPLTEIQVDSFTKALQAHVPPSKREPIGLQAAFKETFPIEEGEKGRGLVLDFLEYRLGEPPFNQDECREKDLTYQAPLYAKLLLVHKDTGLLKEDEVFLGDLPLMTEDGSFIVNGADRVIVSQIHRSPGVYFTPDQTRPGKYVASVIPLPKRGPWIDLEFEQSGVVVMKVNKKKFPLALLLRVLGFTAETLSKELGGYPDLLPGLLEAQFRGTKVLEMAVDEALLKLFTELRPGDPPKRDKAITYLHSLLSDPRRYDLGEAGKYKAQQKLGIRLSGRMLIKFENGEFKDEGLLPVLKYLFALQSGEAGYEHDDIDHLGNRRIRTVGELLADQFRVGLSRMARGVRERMLLGTPESATPAKLVNNRPLVAAIREFFGRSQLSQFKDQTNPLSELRHKRRISALGPGGLTRERAGFDVRDVHRTHYGRICPIETPEGANIGLISSLASFGRINDLGFILTPYRKVVDGRVTDQVEFMTATEEDRYAIAQANTPLKPDGHFDTQQVVVRKKGEPIVMRPEEVEYMDVSPKQVFSVNTNLIPFLEHDDANRALMGSNMQAQAVPLLRAQSPVVMTGVEERVVRDSLTSLYSSVDGVVEYVDGAKILVRGEDKGLYEFNLRRFTRSNQGTALDQRPRVSKGQKVRKGDLLADGPAAEEGRLALGQNVLLAIMPFDGYNYEDAIVISEDLLRRDFYTSVHIERYEIEARDTKLGPERVTRDIPNLSEAALRDLDEDGVVRIGAEVKAGDILVGRTSFKGETEPTPEERLLRSIFGEKARDVKDTSLRVPPGEGGIVVRTLRLRRGDPGVELKPGVREVVRVYVAQKRKLQVGDKLANRHGNKGVVAKILPPEDMPHMPDGTPVDIVLNPLGVPSRMNLGQILETHLGLAGYELDLKFITPVFDGITEDEIKAMLGKAFDKKWEARIKAGFGLDNREREVLARAAKLGLVDGNKSPVEQLREVAQQGKSVLYDGRTGEPIEAPIVVGVMYIMKLYHMVEDKMHARSTGPYSLITQQPLGGKAQFGGQRFGEMEVWALEAYGAAHTLQEILTIKSDDIEGRNAAYEAVVKGEDVPEASVPESFRVLVKELQSLGLDVETYDENARNLDIFEGLASRR from the coding sequence ATGAAGATAGAGCGGTTCGGCAAGATTACGGAAGTTATTCCCCTCCCACCCCTCACCGAAATTCAGGTTGACTCCTTTACCAAAGCCCTGCAGGCCCATGTGCCACCCTCCAAGCGGGAGCCCATTGGTCTGCAAGCGGCCTTCAAGGAAACCTTTCCCATCGAGGAGGGCGAGAAAGGGCGGGGATTGGTGCTGGACTTCCTCGAGTACCGTTTGGGCGAGCCCCCCTTCAACCAAGACGAATGCCGGGAAAAAGACCTGACCTACCAGGCCCCGCTGTACGCCAAGCTGCTGTTGGTGCACAAAGACACCGGCCTGCTCAAAGAAGACGAAGTCTTTCTGGGCGACCTCCCGCTCATGACCGAAGACGGCTCGTTTATTGTCAACGGGGCCGACCGGGTGATCGTTTCGCAGATTCACCGCTCGCCTGGGGTGTATTTCACCCCCGACCAGACGCGCCCGGGAAAGTATGTGGCTTCGGTTATTCCGCTGCCCAAGCGCGGACCCTGGATCGACCTCGAGTTCGAGCAGTCGGGCGTGGTGGTAATGAAGGTCAATAAGAAGAAGTTCCCGCTGGCGCTTCTGCTGCGGGTGCTGGGCTTTACCGCCGAGACTTTGAGCAAAGAGCTAGGTGGGTATCCCGACCTCTTGCCGGGCCTGCTGGAAGCGCAGTTCCGGGGTACCAAGGTGCTCGAGATGGCCGTAGATGAGGCGCTGCTGAAACTCTTTACCGAACTGCGCCCAGGCGACCCGCCCAAACGCGACAAGGCCATCACCTACCTGCACTCGCTCTTGTCCGACCCCCGCCGCTACGACCTCGGCGAGGCGGGCAAGTACAAAGCCCAGCAGAAACTGGGCATCCGGCTGTCGGGCCGTATGCTCATCAAATTTGAGAACGGCGAGTTCAAGGATGAGGGCCTGTTGCCGGTGCTCAAGTACCTGTTTGCTTTGCAAAGCGGTGAAGCCGGCTACGAACACGACGATATCGACCACCTGGGCAACCGCCGCATCCGCACTGTGGGCGAGTTGCTGGCCGACCAGTTCCGGGTAGGGCTCTCGCGTATGGCTCGAGGGGTACGCGAGCGTATGCTCCTCGGCACGCCCGAGAGTGCCACCCCGGCCAAGCTGGTCAACAACCGCCCCTTGGTAGCTGCCATCCGCGAGTTCTTTGGGCGTAGCCAGCTCAGCCAGTTCAAAGACCAGACCAACCCGCTTTCCGAACTGCGTCACAAGCGGCGAATCTCGGCCTTGGGGCCGGGCGGCCTGACCCGTGAACGGGCCGGCTTCGACGTGCGTGACGTGCACCGCACCCACTACGGACGCATCTGCCCCATCGAAACGCCCGAAGGGGCTAACATCGGCCTGATCTCGTCGCTGGCCTCGTTTGGCCGTATCAACGACCTGGGCTTTATCCTGACCCCCTACCGCAAGGTGGTTGATGGGCGGGTGACCGATCAGGTCGAGTTCATGACCGCTACCGAGGAAGACCGCTACGCCATTGCCCAGGCCAACACCCCGCTCAAACCCGACGGCCACTTCGATACCCAGCAGGTGGTGGTGCGCAAGAAGGGTGAACCCATCGTGATGCGTCCTGAAGAAGTCGAATACATGGACGTCTCGCCCAAACAGGTTTTCTCGGTCAACACCAACCTGATCCCCTTCCTCGAGCACGACGACGCCAACCGCGCCTTGATGGGTTCCAACATGCAAGCCCAGGCGGTGCCCCTGCTGCGGGCTCAGAGCCCGGTGGTCATGACCGGGGTGGAAGAGCGGGTGGTGCGTGATTCGCTGACCTCGCTTTACTCCAGCGTGGACGGGGTGGTGGAGTATGTGGACGGCGCCAAAATTTTGGTGCGGGGAGAGGATAAAGGTCTTTACGAGTTCAATCTGCGCCGCTTTACCCGCTCCAACCAGGGCACCGCGCTAGACCAGCGCCCTCGAGTTTCCAAAGGTCAGAAGGTGCGTAAAGGTGATCTGCTAGCCGATGGCCCGGCAGCCGAGGAAGGCCGATTGGCCCTTGGGCAAAACGTTCTGCTGGCCATAATGCCTTTCGATGGCTACAACTACGAAGACGCTATTGTGATCTCGGAAGACCTCCTACGCCGCGATTTCTATACCTCGGTACACATCGAGCGCTACGAGATCGAGGCCCGCGATACCAAGCTAGGTCCCGAGCGCGTCACCCGCGACATCCCCAACCTCTCGGAGGCGGCCCTGCGCGACCTCGACGAAGACGGGGTGGTTCGCATAGGCGCCGAGGTCAAGGCCGGGGATATCCTGGTAGGCCGCACCAGCTTCAAAGGCGAGACCGAGCCCACCCCGGAGGAGCGGCTCTTGCGGAGCATCTTTGGTGAAAAAGCCCGCGATGTGAAGGATACCTCGTTGCGCGTACCACCGGGGGAGGGGGGCATCGTGGTGCGCACCCTGCGCTTGCGGCGGGGCGACCCTGGGGTGGAACTCAAACCGGGCGTGCGCGAGGTGGTGCGGGTGTATGTGGCCCAGAAGCGCAAGCTGCAGGTGGGAGACAAGCTGGCTAACCGGCACGGTAACAAGGGTGTGGTGGCCAAGATTCTACCCCCCGAAGATATGCCGCACATGCCCGACGGTACCCCGGTGGACATTGTGCTAAACCCCCTGGGTGTGCCCAGCCGTATGAACCTGGGCCAGATTTTAGAAACCCACCTGGGCCTGGCCGGCTACGAACTCGACCTGAAGTTCATCACCCCGGTGTTCGACGGCATTACCGAAGACGAGATTAAGGCCATGCTGGGCAAGGCCTTCGACAAAAAATGGGAGGCCCGCATCAAAGCCGGTTTTGGTCTGGACAACCGCGAGCGCGAGGTGTTGGCGAGGGCGGCCAAGCTGGGGTTGGTGGATGGCAATAAGAGCCCGGTGGAGCAGCTGCGCGAGGTGGCCCAGCAGGGTAAGAGCGTGCTCTACGATGGCCGCACCGGCGAGCCCATCGAAGCCCCCATTGTGGTGGGGGTGATGTACATCATGAAGCTCTACCACATGGTCGAGGACAAGATGCACGCCCGCTCTACCGGTCCCTACTCCCTCATCACCCAGCAGCCCCTGGGCGGTAAGGCCCAGTTCGGTGGGCAGCGCTTCGGCGAGATGGAGGTCTGGGCCCTGGAAGCCTATGGTGCGGCCCACACCTTGCAGGAGATTCTCACCATCAAGTCCGACGACATCGAGGGTCGCAATGCTGCTTACGAGGCCGTAGTCAAGGGTGAGGATGTACCCGAGGCCAGCGTACCGGAGAGCTTCAGGGTGCTGGTGAAGGAATTGCAGTCGTTGGGCCTAGATGTAGAGACCTACGACGAGAATGCAAGGAATCTGGACATCTTTGAAGGATTGGCCAGCCGCCGATGA
- the acs gene encoding acetate--CoA ligase, with the protein MEKIEAVLKEERVFEPSEAFKRSARINQLEAYQALYRESLEQPEQFWGRVASELHWFKPWDKVLQWNPPNAQWFIGGQTNLSYNCLDRHLESRGNKAAIIFEGEPGDSRILTYQQLHREVSKFANVLKGLGVQKGDRVTIYLPMIAEAAIAMLACARIGAVHSVVFGGFSASALADRINDAQAKVLITADGGWRRGNIVPLKANSDEALADAKSIRQVVVVKRTGQEVHMEPGRDHWYHELMAAASAVCPPEPMDAEDPLFILYTSGSTGKPKGVLHTTGGYSVYTYLTAQYIFDLKETDTYFCTADVGWITGHSYVVYGLLQNGATTLMYEGAPNAPDEGRIWSIIEKYGVSILYTAPTAIRAFMKWGEQWPRKYNLESLRLLGSVGEPINPEAWLWYYRVIGQERCPIVDTWWQTETGGIMITTLPGVHPMKPGHAGKPFFGVQPEIVDTSGQPVSSPDEGGHLIIQKPWPSMLRTVWGDPERFERQYFSQYPGNYFTGDGAKRDADGYYMILGRVDDVLNVSGHRLGTMEVESALVAHPAVAEAAVVGRPDPIKGEGIVAFVTLKTGQTPSAELAQELKAHVVKMIGAIARPDEIRLTDALPKTRSGKIMRRLLRQVASGEEIKGDTSTLEDRAVVERLKATPAQ; encoded by the coding sequence ATGGAAAAAATCGAAGCGGTGTTGAAAGAAGAACGGGTTTTTGAACCCTCCGAAGCCTTCAAGCGTTCGGCCCGCATCAACCAACTCGAAGCCTACCAAGCCCTCTACCGCGAGAGCCTCGAGCAGCCCGAGCAGTTTTGGGGGCGGGTGGCCTCCGAGCTTCACTGGTTCAAACCTTGGGACAAGGTGCTACAGTGGAACCCCCCCAATGCCCAATGGTTCATCGGGGGCCAGACCAACCTCTCCTACAACTGCCTCGATCGGCATCTGGAAAGCCGGGGCAACAAAGCCGCCATCATCTTCGAGGGCGAGCCCGGCGACTCACGTATCCTCACCTATCAGCAGCTCCACCGTGAGGTGAGCAAGTTTGCCAACGTGCTCAAGGGGCTGGGGGTACAGAAGGGCGACCGCGTCACCATCTACCTGCCCATGATTGCCGAGGCCGCCATTGCTATGCTGGCCTGTGCCCGCATCGGGGCAGTGCACTCGGTGGTGTTTGGCGGCTTCTCGGCCTCGGCCCTGGCCGATCGTATCAACGATGCTCAGGCCAAGGTGCTCATCACGGCCGATGGCGGCTGGCGGCGCGGTAATATCGTACCTCTTAAGGCCAATAGCGATGAGGCTCTAGCCGATGCCAAAAGCATCCGGCAGGTGGTGGTGGTCAAGCGTACCGGCCAGGAAGTGCACATGGAGCCAGGTCGTGACCACTGGTACCACGAGCTGATGGCGGCCGCCTCTGCGGTCTGCCCACCGGAGCCCATGGACGCCGAAGACCCGTTGTTCATCCTCTATACCTCGGGCTCTACCGGTAAACCCAAGGGCGTGCTACACACCACTGGCGGCTACTCGGTGTATACCTACCTTACCGCTCAGTACATCTTCGACCTCAAAGAAACCGATACCTACTTCTGCACCGCCGACGTGGGCTGGATTACCGGCCACAGCTACGTGGTATACGGCCTGTTGCAAAATGGCGCCACCACCTTGATGTACGAAGGGGCTCCCAACGCTCCGGACGAGGGCCGCATCTGGAGCATCATCGAAAAATACGGAGTGAGCATTCTCTACACCGCCCCCACCGCCATCCGGGCCTTCATGAAATGGGGGGAGCAGTGGCCCCGCAAATATAACCTCGAGAGCCTGCGTCTGCTGGGTTCGGTGGGGGAGCCCATCAACCCCGAAGCCTGGTTGTGGTACTACCGGGTCATCGGCCAGGAACGCTGCCCCATCGTGGACACCTGGTGGCAGACCGAAACCGGCGGCATCATGATCACCACCCTGCCGGGGGTGCACCCCATGAAGCCCGGTCATGCCGGTAAGCCCTTCTTTGGCGTTCAGCCTGAGATCGTAGACACCTCCGGCCAGCCCGTTAGTAGTCCCGATGAGGGTGGCCACCTGATCATCCAGAAGCCCTGGCCCTCCATGCTCCGTACCGTCTGGGGCGACCCAGAGCGCTTCGAGCGGCAGTACTTCTCGCAATACCCCGGCAACTACTTCACCGGGGACGGGGCCAAGCGTGATGCCGACGGCTACTACATGATTTTGGGCCGGGTGGACGACGTGCTCAATGTATCGGGCCACCGCCTGGGCACCATGGAAGTCGAGAGTGCCCTGGTAGCCCATCCTGCCGTGGCCGAGGCTGCGGTGGTGGGCCGGCCTGACCCCATCAAGGGCGAGGGCATTGTGGCGTTTGTTACGCTCAAAACCGGCCAGACCCCCAGCGCCGAGCTGGCCCAGGAGCTCAAAGCCCACGTGGTTAAGATGATCGGGGCCATTGCCCGGCCCGACGAGATTCGCCTGACCGATGCCCTGCCCAAAACCCGCTCGGGCAAGATCATGCGCCGCCTGTTGCGGCAGGTGGCCTCTGGCGAGGAAATCAAGGGCGACACCAGCACCCTGGAAGACCGGGCGGTGGTGGAGCGGCTCAAAGCCACGCCGGCCCAGTAG
- a CDS encoding AMP-binding protein: MAQSRKLTTVQAALRVLVYLAQHPEGVEAARLAAFLGKSLSTAYAILASLVSEGFAEREGSTYRLSKTALAPAPARPTQPEKLTDALEELYLRTRERTYLALLDPEGRLRLLTRGRQGLPKLVGLENHVSEGFHALALGKAVLAFMDSEAQSAHFQNLNAYTRLTITDPLTLEEELTKVRQMGFAVEIEEHTDGISGVAAPIFSQDGRVMGALGIVVPSRRFPYAFTRLVQAVQEVAKAASSHARAEPAPHAPPSALPPEPAYLGSASEEQTIWPPKQLVHNANLQDYAAEYQRSLRNPEEFWADWAQRFHWFKPWKQVRELKLPHHRWFVGATTNIAYNALDRHADGPRRNQLALIALAGDGTVHKLTYRELRDLTARLAGGLLTLGIQPGDRVAVYLPTGLEMALTFLACARIGAVHVAVPAGMGSQALRERLQDTGARLLVAADRMYQGGRTIPFTNTVEEATQGLDLSVLWFSRGGAPKPLEFWDLLEAHQPTTPALPVDSEHPLFILYTSGSTGKPKGVVHVHGGYMVGITYHLRTLFDLKDGEIAWATADLSWIVGHSYGLYAPLLEGLTTVLRAERLDYPDPSGFYETLEDCGVNVLIISPTWLRTLRRHGEEWAQKANLADLRLVASVGEYLAPEVWRWAAQHLAYVLDHWWQTETGGPCLSTPVCLPAKPGKVGFPLPGVEIRVVDALGRELPPGQKGHLVICRPFPHFMRTFWHNEARYAEQWSRIPGCYSTGDIAVRDSEGYIALLGRSDDVIKAGELRIGTAEIEGAMLSHPAVAEAAAVGVSCPELGEVIKVYVVLKTREASPQVREILAGKLSSHLRRQLGNFNLHTEVEIIEQLPRTKSGKILRRLLKAQEQGDDPGDLSTLEP; this comes from the coding sequence ATGGCACAGAGCCGCAAACTGACCACCGTTCAGGCCGCCTTGCGGGTCTTGGTCTACCTAGCCCAGCACCCCGAAGGGGTGGAGGCTGCCCGTCTGGCCGCTTTTTTGGGCAAGAGCCTTTCCACAGCCTATGCCATCCTGGCCAGCCTGGTCTCCGAGGGCTTTGCCGAGCGAGAGGGCAGCACCTACCGGCTTTCCAAAACTGCGCTGGCGCCGGCCCCAGCCCGGCCGACCCAACCCGAGAAGCTCACAGACGCACTGGAGGAGTTATACCTACGCACCCGAGAGCGCACCTATCTGGCCCTGCTCGACCCGGAAGGCAGGTTGCGCCTATTGACCCGGGGGCGGCAGGGCTTACCCAAGCTGGTGGGATTGGAAAACCATGTGAGCGAGGGCTTCCATGCCTTAGCCCTGGGTAAAGCAGTGCTGGCTTTTATGGATTCCGAGGCCCAGTCGGCTCACTTCCAAAACCTAAACGCCTATACCCGCCTCACCATCACCGATCCCCTAACCCTCGAGGAAGAGCTCACCAAGGTGCGCCAGATGGGCTTTGCGGTGGAGATCGAAGAACATACCGACGGCATCTCGGGGGTAGCCGCCCCCATTTTTAGCCAAGATGGGAGGGTGATGGGGGCTTTGGGGATCGTAGTGCCCTCGAGGCGTTTCCCCTATGCCTTCACCCGGCTGGTGCAGGCGGTACAGGAGGTAGCTAAAGCTGCCTCGAGCCATGCCCGGGCAGAACCCGCCCCCCACGCCCCGCCCAGCGCACTACCACCCGAACCGGCCTATCTAGGTTCTGCCAGTGAAGAACAAACCATCTGGCCGCCCAAGCAGCTCGTGCACAATGCAAACCTACAAGACTATGCCGCCGAGTATCAGCGGAGCCTGAGGAACCCCGAGGAGTTCTGGGCCGACTGGGCCCAGCGCTTTCACTGGTTTAAGCCCTGGAAGCAGGTACGGGAACTGAAGCTGCCGCACCACCGCTGGTTTGTGGGGGCTACCACCAACATTGCCTACAACGCCCTGGATCGGCATGCCGATGGCCCCCGACGCAACCAGCTGGCCCTGATCGCGCTGGCCGGCGACGGCACCGTGCACAAACTAACCTACCGCGAGCTGCGCGACCTAACCGCACGCTTGGCCGGAGGGCTCCTGACTCTGGGCATCCAGCCCGGCGACCGGGTAGCGGTCTACCTACCTACCGGACTCGAGATGGCCCTGACCTTTCTGGCCTGCGCTCGCATCGGGGCCGTGCATGTGGCCGTTCCCGCCGGAATGGGCAGCCAGGCCTTGCGCGAGCGACTCCAGGACACCGGGGCCCGCTTGCTCGTTGCCGCCGACCGCATGTACCAGGGTGGGCGCACCATCCCCTTTACCAACACCGTAGAAGAGGCCACCCAGGGTCTGGATTTGTCGGTGTTGTGGTTTAGCCGAGGGGGTGCGCCCAAGCCCCTGGAGTTCTGGGATCTACTCGAGGCCCACCAGCCCACCACGCCAGCCTTGCCAGTAGATAGCGAGCATCCACTTTTTATCCTGTATACCTCCGGCTCCACCGGCAAACCCAAAGGGGTGGTACACGTGCACGGGGGCTACATGGTGGGCATCACCTACCACCTGCGCACCCTGTTTGACCTAAAAGACGGGGAAATTGCCTGGGCCACCGCCGACCTTTCCTGGATTGTGGGTCATAGCTACGGCCTGTATGCCCCTCTGTTGGAGGGACTCACCACGGTGCTGCGGGCCGAGCGGCTCGACTACCCCGACCCCAGCGGGTTCTACGAGACCCTGGAAGACTGTGGCGTCAATGTGCTCATCATCAGCCCCACCTGGCTGCGCACCCTGCGTCGGCACGGGGAAGAGTGGGCCCAGAAAGCCAATCTCGCCGATCTGCGGCTGGTCGCCAGCGTGGGCGAGTACCTGGCCCCGGAGGTCTGGCGCTGGGCCGCTCAGCACCTTGCCTACGTGCTAGACCACTGGTGGCAGACCGAGACCGGCGGGCCTTGCCTCTCCACCCCAGTCTGCTTGCCCGCCAAGCCCGGCAAAGTCGGTTTCCCGCTCCCCGGAGTGGAGATAAGGGTGGTAGATGCCCTGGGTCGCGAGCTGCCCCCGGGTCAGAAAGGTCATCTGGTCATCTGTCGGCCCTTTCCACATTTCATGCGCACTTTTTGGCACAACGAAGCCCGCTACGCCGAGCAGTGGAGCCGTATCCCGGGCTGCTACAGCACCGGCGATATCGCCGTGCGGGACAGCGAGGGCTATATCGCGCTCTTGGGCCGCTCCGACGATGTGATTAAGGCCGGCGAGCTCCGCATTGGCACGGCGGAGATTGAGGGAGCCATGCTCTCCCATCCGGCGGTGGCCGAGGCCGCCGCGGTAGGGGTTAGCTGCCCAGAACTCGGCGAGGTGATCAAGGTCTATGTGGTGCTCAAAACCCGTGAGGCCAGCCCCCAGGTACGTGAAATTCTGGCCGGCAAGCTCTCGAGCCACCTGCGTCGACAGCTAGGCAACTTCAACCTGCACACCGAAGTGGAGATTATAGAACAACTCCCCCGCACCAAAAGCGGAAAAATTCTGCGCCGGCTGCTCAAAGCCCAAGAGCAGGGCGACGACCCGGGCGACCTCTCTACCCTCGAGCCATGA
- the acs gene encoding acetate--CoA ligase: protein MEIEPLLSTKKSYQAPDALKQSANVPDFWAEYQRSVQDLEGFWGEQARQFYWFRPFDQVLEWNFPNHRWFLGGQTNITYNALDRHAQGPKRNQVALLYLGEDGSEQKLTYGELLDRVSRLASGLRSLGVQKGDRVIIYMPLTLEGVIAMLACARIGAIHSVVYAGLGVSALRERILDAGAKLVMAGDVSYRRGKPVDLESIVLQATEDLDVHTVWFCRSKAAPEGPRFHDFNRLLWSHQPEAEAVPLDSEHPLFILYTSGSTGKPKGVVHVHGGYMVGTAYHLRSFFDVKDTDVYWATSDIGWIVGHSYIVYAPLLLGITSVLREGAPDYPNPAALWHAVEKYRVNVMFTAPTAIRMFMKFGPEWPAKHDLSSLRFIGVAGEPLNPEAWQWAVEHLMDGGRRGFVADNWWQTELGGPTLGTPLTLPARPGFVGVPLPGVEALVVDTEGNEVPPGTGGLLALKRPFPHMMRTVWGNHARYTQYWTEIPGQVYAAGDVASKTAEGYFSVLGRADDVLNVAGHRIGTADVESALVSHPAVAEAAVIGVPDPIKGESIKAFVVLRVGHQKSEALKGEIVQHVRLELGPIATPGELVFLDKLPKTRSGKILRRLLKAQEMGRDPGDLSTLEE from the coding sequence ATGGAAATAGAGCCACTCCTCTCAACCAAAAAGAGCTACCAGGCTCCCGATGCCCTGAAGCAGTCGGCCAACGTGCCGGACTTCTGGGCCGAGTACCAGCGCAGCGTACAAGACCTCGAGGGCTTCTGGGGCGAGCAAGCCCGGCAGTTTTACTGGTTTCGGCCTTTCGATCAGGTGCTTGAGTGGAACTTTCCCAACCACCGCTGGTTTCTGGGTGGCCAGACCAACATCACCTACAACGCCTTGGATCGCCACGCCCAGGGCCCCAAGCGCAACCAGGTCGCGCTTTTGTACCTGGGAGAGGACGGCAGCGAACAAAAGCTCACTTACGGCGAGTTGCTAGACCGAGTTTCACGCCTGGCCAGCGGGCTCAGAAGCCTGGGGGTGCAAAAAGGCGACCGGGTCATTATCTACATGCCGCTCACGCTCGAGGGCGTGATAGCCATGCTGGCCTGCGCCCGGATTGGCGCCATCCACTCGGTGGTGTATGCAGGGCTGGGGGTATCCGCCCTGCGCGAGCGTATTTTGGACGCCGGAGCCAAACTGGTGATGGCCGGGGATGTCAGCTACCGCCGGGGCAAGCCGGTCGACCTCGAGTCCATTGTGCTCCAGGCCACCGAAGACCTGGACGTACACACGGTCTGGTTCTGCCGCAGCAAGGCGGCTCCAGAGGGGCCCCGTTTCCACGACTTCAACCGGTTGCTCTGGTCGCACCAACCGGAAGCCGAAGCCGTACCACTGGACAGTGAACACCCGCTTTTCATCCTCTATACCTCGGGCTCTACCGGCAAACCCAAAGGGGTGGTGCACGTACACGGGGGCTACATGGTGGGCACTGCCTATCACCTGCGCTCTTTTTTCGATGTAAAGGACACCGATGTCTACTGGGCCACCTCGGACATCGGCTGGATTGTGGGGCACAGCTATATCGTGTATGCACCGCTGCTGTTGGGCATCACCAGTGTGCTGCGCGAGGGAGCACCCGACTACCCGAACCCTGCCGCTTTGTGGCATGCGGTCGAAAAGTATCGGGTAAATGTGATGTTTACCGCTCCCACTGCCATCCGCATGTTCATGAAGTTCGGGCCTGAGTGGCCCGCAAAGCACGACCTCTCCTCGCTGCGCTTCATCGGAGTGGCGGGCGAACCCCTCAACCCCGAGGCCTGGCAGTGGGCCGTAGAGCACCTGATGGACGGGGGCCGGCGTGGCTTTGTGGCCGACAACTGGTGGCAGACCGAGCTGGGCGGCCCCACCCTGGGCACCCCCCTTACGCTGCCGGCCAGGCCGGGCTTTGTAGGGGTACCCCTTCCGGGGGTGGAGGCCCTGGTGGTGGATACCGAAGGCAACGAGGTACCGCCCGGCACAGGCGGCTTGCTGGCCCTCAAGCGTCCCTTCCCCCACATGATGCGCACCGTCTGGGGCAACCATGCCCGCTATACCCAGTACTGGACGGAGATTCCCGGTCAGGTCTATGCTGCCGGCGACGTGGCCAGCAAAACCGCCGAGGGCTACTTTAGCGTGCTAGGCCGCGCCGACGACGTGCTCAACGTAGCCGGCCATCGCATTGGTACAGCCGATGTGGAGAGCGCCCTGGTCTCGCACCCTGCCGTGGCCGAGGCCGCGGTAATCGGGGTACCCGACCCCATTAAGGGCGAGAGCATCAAGGCCTTTGTGGTGCTACGGGTTGGACACCAGAAAAGCGAGGCGCTCAAGGGTGAAATTGTGCAGCACGTGCGGCTCGAGCTCGGCCCCATCGCCACCCCTGGCGAGCTGGTTTTCCTGGACAAACTACCCAAAACCCGCAGCGGGAAAATCCTGCGCCGCTTGCTTAAAGCCCAGGAAATGGGGCGCGACCCCGGCGACTTAAGCACGCTCGAGGAGTAG